The DNA sequence GTTGTCGGGTATGCCAATAGATGGAAGATTATTATGAATGCAGTTGTAACACCTCAAAAACGTCTTTACCAAAAGATTGGTCAAGGTTTAAAAGATCGCATCGTTAGTGGAGAATTCGTTGTCGGTGATCGCCTTCCTCCAGAAAGAGAAATTGCTGTGCAATGCCAAGTGAGTCGTTCAGTAGTACGGGAAGCTTTGATCATGCTGGAATTACAAGATGTAGTGGAAGTAAGGAAGGGCTCGGGTGTTTATATTATTAATCAACCAAAGGAAGATATTGATGCAAAAACCGGTACCAGTGAATCTGATGATGCAGGTCCCTTTGAAATGTTACAGGCGCGACAATTACTAGAAAGCCATATAGCAGAATTCGCGGCAACTCAAGTCACGAGAAATGATATTTTTCGTTTGCGTAAAGCGTTACAAATGGAGCGCCAGCAAATTGAAGGTGCAAGCTTCGATTATGATGGCGATAAAATGTTTCATATGGCGATTGCCGAAGCTACCCAAAATAAGGTGCTGGTAGATATGGTTGAAGATTTATGGGTACGTCGTCAAAACAGCTCGATGTGGCTCCAATTACATGCGCGTATTGTCAATCAAAATTACCGCAAAGCCTGGCTGGAAGATCATGAAAAAATATTGCTGGCTTTACAGCACCGAGACGCCAGTGCTGCAAGAGATGCGATGTGGCAACATCTTGAAAATGTTAAGCAAACATTACTGGAACTATCTGATGTGGATGACCCTCTATTTGATGGTTTTTTATTCAGCAATAATCCAGTGGTCTCGTTGGCTTAGCCCTCGCTAACAGAAACGATTGAACCTGATAAAGACAGATGATACTAAATTAACTGCTACTCATTGAGAAGTTATCTGGTATGTTGAGGAACACTTATTCAAAATATTGAATAATTCTGGCTTAAATATTTTAGATCAGCAGGAAGCAGATATTGAG is a window from the Psychromonas ingrahamii 37 genome containing:
- a CDS encoding FCD domain-containing protein gives rise to the protein MNAVVTPQKRLYQKIGQGLKDRIVSGEFVVGDRLPPEREIAVQCQVSRSVVREALIMLELQDVVEVRKGSGVYIINQPKEDIDAKTGTSESDDAGPFEMLQARQLLESHIAEFAATQVTRNDIFRLRKALQMERQQIEGASFDYDGDKMFHMAIAEATQNKVLVDMVEDLWVRRQNSSMWLQLHARIVNQNYRKAWLEDHEKILLALQHRDASAARDAMWQHLENVKQTLLELSDVDDPLFDGFLFSNNPVVSLA